Proteins encoded in a region of the Desulfobaccales bacterium genome:
- a CDS encoding sulfite exporter TauE/SafE family protein has product MLDFFNVYLPIAERDFNALILVAIGFSVGVLGGFFGVGGAWVVTPALNIFGFPMAYAIGTDLAHIFGKSIVATAKHRKMGNVDFKLGIWSIIGSVIGVEAGAQSVMFLTRLGLAGPVVRYTYMALLFGLGIYMIYDYATKEQRAAAAAAKAAARAAGTAPPRKAWNLPPMMHFPTSGITISFWTVMGVFFFTGYLSGFLGVGGGFIRMPALIYLIGCPTAIAVGTDLFSVLFAGAYGCWTYGIKGAVDIVAAIYMLVGASVGAQIGVTAVKYVRGYGIRLLFAIMIILAGLSVALKQFNFSVAAAWVVMCAALGMCVVIMVRLWIGFKKEQAEKLGLGH; this is encoded by the coding sequence ATGCTGGATTTCTTCAATGTTTATCTGCCCATTGCGGAACGGGATTTCAACGCCCTTATCCTCGTGGCCATCGGCTTCTCCGTGGGCGTGCTGGGCGGCTTCTTCGGCGTCGGCGGCGCCTGGGTGGTGACCCCGGCCCTGAACATCTTCGGCTTCCCCATGGCCTATGCCATCGGCACCGACCTGGCCCACATCTTCGGCAAGTCCATCGTGGCCACCGCCAAGCACCGCAAGATGGGGAACGTGGACTTCAAGCTGGGCATCTGGTCCATCATCGGCTCGGTCATCGGGGTGGAGGCCGGCGCCCAGAGCGTCATGTTTCTCACCCGCCTGGGGCTGGCCGGCCCGGTAGTACGCTATACGTACATGGCCCTGCTCTTCGGCCTGGGCATTTACATGATCTATGACTACGCCACCAAAGAGCAGCGGGCTGCGGCCGCGGCAGCCAAGGCGGCGGCCCGGGCCGCGGGCACGGCTCCGCCCCGCAAGGCCTGGAACCTGCCCCCCATGATGCACTTCCCCACCTCCGGCATCACCATCTCCTTCTGGACGGTGATGGGGGTGTTCTTCTTCACCGGCTACCTCTCCGGCTTCCTGGGCGTGGGCGGCGGCTTCATCCGCATGCCGGCCTTGATCTATCTCATCGGCTGCCCCACGGCCATTGCGGTGGGCACCGACCTCTTCTCCGTGCTCTTCGCCGGCGCCTACGGCTGCTGGACCTACGGCATCAAGGGCGCGGTGGACATCGTGGCCGCCATCTACATGCTGGTGGGGGCCTCGGTGGGCGCCCAGATCGGCGTCACTGCGGTGAAATACGTCAGGGGCTACGGCATCCGGCTGCTTTTCGCCATCATGATCATCCTGGCGGGCCTTTCCGTGGCCTTGAAGCAGTTCAACTTCTCCGTGGCCGCCGCCTGGGTGGTGATGTGCGCCGCCCTGGGGATGTGCGTGGTCATCATGGTCCGCCTGTGGATCGGCTTCAAAAAGGAGCAGGCGGAAAAGCTGGGTCTGGGTCACTGA
- a CDS encoding PEP/pyruvate-binding domain-containing protein, translating into MAVLDRLKAWLTRRRQAAGAGPAPSLLERYQHYKRLLAANGAILAILADLQTKQAEDYVFDMAYVRNAVSRLNREVEILVEALIALSGGRYQGLREARERVAARLLEELAPPEIRPGPLALPLSKVTEGHFFGGKAEKLGELKRLGFPVPRGFAVSAYAQKVFFQQGGLEDFIRETIQEADIRNLASLERAGETIRERLLATPLPGDLSQALTAQTRRLDVPRVAVRSSALQEDGFHSFAGQFESLLNVPAPELEERYKEVLASQFTPRVLYYCHARGFTYQDLAMGVLVMEMVPAKAAGVLYTADPKTGEKAVLINAVFGLGTAAVGGHAEPDVYRVEEGRLASLRLGRKAQRHRLRPEGGVAEEEVPEAEQPCLTEAQVLELAALGERIAAHFGVPQDVEWAIDEAGGFHILQARPLKISRPSRGAYLPPRLKEVPLLAEAGIIASRGAAAGPVFRLEDPDVSLVPEGAVLVVRRALPEYGLAVGRVAAVVSEGGSATSHLATVLREAGVPALFGVREAWQRLTPGDVVTVDAYYGNIYAGRQEGLLKAPPADPILHQSRARQALERVMKHIIPLNLLDPRDPGFRPRNCRTYHDITRFAHEKAMAELFQVSRHGSREFARRLVSSLPLEIYVVDVGGGLRPEAREAPEVTPEDITSRPMQAYWRGVAAIGWQGPRPLDLAGFMSVVMGAASDTQAMDRLQEDNYAILAADYLNFSSRLGYHFTTVDAYFGEPEQSYVTLVFYGGGADVSRRVRRAQFLARVLTHLDFRVEVKGDSLTARLDGVSLEVLEERLEVLGRLIMASKQLDVAMADDSLIEQYFEEFINSGYRLAR; encoded by the coding sequence GTGGCCGTCCTGGACCGACTGAAAGCCTGGCTCACCCGCCGGCGGCAGGCCGCCGGAGCCGGACCTGCGCCCTCACTTCTGGAACGTTACCAGCACTACAAGCGTCTCCTGGCCGCCAACGGCGCCATCCTGGCCATTCTGGCCGACCTGCAGACCAAGCAGGCCGAAGACTATGTCTTTGACATGGCCTACGTGCGCAACGCGGTCAGCCGCCTCAACCGGGAGGTGGAAATCCTGGTGGAGGCCCTCATCGCCCTCTCCGGCGGCCGTTATCAGGGCCTACGGGAGGCCCGGGAACGGGTGGCCGCCAGGCTCCTGGAGGAGCTGGCCCCGCCGGAGATCCGTCCCGGCCCCCTGGCCCTGCCTTTAAGCAAAGTCACCGAGGGCCACTTCTTCGGCGGCAAGGCGGAAAAGCTGGGGGAACTGAAGCGCCTGGGTTTTCCGGTCCCCCGGGGCTTTGCGGTGAGCGCCTACGCCCAGAAAGTCTTCTTCCAGCAAGGCGGCCTGGAAGACTTCATCCGGGAGACCATCCAGGAGGCCGACATCCGCAATCTGGCCAGCCTGGAGCGGGCCGGGGAGACCATCCGGGAGCGCCTCCTGGCCACGCCGCTGCCGGGGGACCTGTCTCAGGCCCTCACCGCCCAAACGCGCCGCCTGGACGTCCCCCGGGTGGCGGTACGCAGCTCCGCCCTGCAGGAGGACGGCTTCCACAGCTTCGCCGGCCAGTTTGAGAGCCTGCTCAACGTGCCCGCCCCCGAGCTGGAAGAGCGCTACAAGGAGGTGCTGGCCAGCCAGTTCACCCCCCGGGTGCTGTATTACTGCCACGCCCGGGGCTTCACCTATCAGGACCTGGCCATGGGGGTGCTGGTGATGGAGATGGTGCCGGCGAAGGCCGCCGGGGTGCTCTATACCGCCGACCCCAAAACCGGGGAGAAGGCTGTGCTCATCAACGCCGTCTTTGGCCTGGGCACCGCGGCGGTGGGCGGCCACGCCGAGCCGGATGTCTACCGGGTGGAGGAGGGGCGCCTGGCGTCGCTGCGGCTGGGCCGGAAAGCCCAGCGCCACCGGCTCCGGCCGGAAGGGGGCGTGGCGGAAGAGGAGGTGCCGGAGGCGGAGCAGCCCTGCCTCACTGAAGCCCAGGTCCTGGAGCTGGCGGCCTTAGGAGAGCGAATTGCCGCCCATTTCGGGGTCCCCCAGGATGTGGAGTGGGCCATAGATGAGGCAGGGGGCTTCCATATCCTTCAGGCCCGGCCGCTTAAGATCAGCCGGCCTTCCCGGGGGGCCTATCTGCCGCCCCGCCTCAAGGAGGTGCCCCTGCTGGCGGAAGCCGGCATCATTGCCTCCCGGGGGGCCGCCGCCGGGCCGGTGTTCCGCCTGGAAGATCCGGACGTCAGCCTCGTTCCCGAAGGCGCGGTGCTGGTGGTGCGCCGGGCTCTCCCCGAATACGGCCTGGCGGTGGGCCGGGTGGCGGCGGTGGTCTCCGAAGGCGGCAGCGCCACCAGCCACCTGGCCACGGTGCTGCGGGAGGCCGGGGTACCGGCGCTCTTCGGCGTCCGGGAGGCCTGGCAACGCCTCACCCCGGGGGACGTGGTGACGGTGGACGCCTATTACGGCAACATCTACGCCGGCCGCCAAGAGGGGCTCCTGAAAGCGCCCCCTGCCGACCCCATCCTGCACCAGAGCCGGGCCCGCCAAGCCCTGGAACGGGTGATGAAACACATCATCCCCCTGAATCTCCTGGACCCCCGGGATCCCGGCTTCCGGCCCCGCAACTGCCGCACCTACCACGACATCACCCGCTTTGCCCACGAAAAGGCCATGGCGGAGCTCTTTCAGGTCTCCCGCCACGGCTCCCGGGAGTTTGCCCGGCGGCTGGTCTCCTCCCTGCCCCTGGAGATTTATGTGGTGGATGTGGGCGGGGGCCTGAGGCCCGAAGCCCGGGAAGCCCCGGAGGTCACTCCCGAGGATATCACTTCCCGGCCCATGCAGGCCTACTGGCGGGGGGTGGCGGCCATCGGCTGGCAGGGTCCCCGGCCCCTGGATCTGGCCGGCTTCATGAGCGTGGTCATGGGGGCCGCCTCGGACACCCAGGCCATGGATCGCCTGCAGGAGGACAACTACGCCATCCTGGCGGCGGATTATCTGAACTTCTCCAGCCGCCTGGGGTATCATTTCACCACTGTGGACGCCTATTTCGGCGAGCCGGAGCAGAGCTACGTCACCCTGGTGTTTTACGGCGGCGGCGCCGATGTGAGCCGGCGGGTGCGCCGGGCCCAGTTCCTGGCCCGAGTGCTCACCCACCTGGATTTCCGGGTGGAGGTGAAGGGCGATTCCCTCACCGCCCGCCTGGACGGCGTCAGTCTGGAGGTATTGGAAGAGCGGCTGGAGGTCCTGGGCCGCCTCATCATGGCCAGCAAGCAGCTGGATGTCGCCATGGCGGACGACAGCCTCATCGAGCAGTACTTCGAGGAATTCATCAATTCCGGCTATCGCCTGGCCCGCTGA